The Ischnura elegans chromosome 1, ioIscEleg1.1, whole genome shotgun sequence genome contains a region encoding:
- the LOC124153389 gene encoding uncharacterized histidine-rich protein DDB_G0274557-like codes for MKEELRRRVLPYFLVILIFCSILFSSVAAKRHRIIIHVPHKTKFVHHHHHHHHKPPPPQHHHYHHHGHHHHHDDHHHESHHSHHHPHSHSHHGSHSHHHDYYH; via the exons ATGAAGGAG GAACTGCGCCGACGGGTTCTACCCTACTTCCTGGTCATCCTGATATTCTGCTCGATCCTGTTCTCGTCCGTGGCTGCGAAAAG GCATAGAATAATCATCCACGTTCCTCACAAGACTAAATTCGTTCATCACCACCACCATCATCACCACAAGCCTCCGCCACCCCAGCACCACCACTATCACCACCATGGGCACCATCACCACCACGACGATCACCACCACGAAAGCCACCatagtcaccatcatccccaCAGCCACAGCCACCATGGAAGCCATTCACACCACCATGACTACTACCACTGA